The Thermincola ferriacetica genome contains the following window.
CTGCAACATGCCTTTGGCAAAGTCTTCAATTTCCAGGCGGATATATTTTTCATCGTGGAGAACATGAATTTTTATTTCTTTAACCAGGCTCTCCTGTCTTAAATCCAGTTCCGCCTGAAGGGATTCTATCTGTCTCTCCTGGTCTGCTACCTTATCCTGCAGGCTTTGGATTTCCAGGTAAGCTTTTTCCAGGTGCCGGCCTGTGATCAGGTTGGTAACTGAGGCTCCTGTAACCAGTCCCAAAAAGAAAAGAGCCACCAATCTCAAGCCTGTTGCTGTTTTCATTGATGGCTACCAAGTGCGGAAATAATGATATATCCCAGGTGGGCCCCCGTAAAGGCCCCCAGGATAAACAACAACTGTTTGGCAACAGCCCGCACTTCTCCCTCCAATATGCCTGATTCCAGTATATGCAGGGAATCGAAGGTTCCGCCGATGGCGGCAACTATAGCCCAGATTTTTATTTCTCTGGCCAGTTTTAACATGACCCTTTGCGGACCATGGCCTGTCAAAAGAGCTGACAGAGACCCGATAATCGATCCGCCGAGCATCAAACCCAAAGCTGTAAAGAAAATAAAAAGAAGTTTGGCGCTGAAACGTTCCATGGTATCCCCTTTTGAGATTTACAGTGCCTTTTTGTTTATTGTTATTTTCTATACTTTCTTATTATGCCGTCCGGCGACTAATTATTTTTTGGAATACCCGTAAGTGCCGATTTTATCGGAAATAACCCGGTAATCACGGAGACAGAAGCCATAGGGTTTGATTTTATCCAGGTTTGGATTACCCTGTTCATCAAGTACATCCTCATTGAAGTGAACAGCTAATACCTCTGCAATGAATACATCATGGCTGCCCAGGTTAATGGTTTGTTTTACGCCGCATTCAATGTTTACGGGGCATTCTCTTATTAGCGGGGCTTTAACGCGGGATGCCGGCACAGGGGTTAACCCTGTTTCCTTAAACTTATCCACATTTTTTCCTGATGTTATTCCGCAGTAATCAACCAGTTTTGCCTGGTCGGCGGACGGAATATTGATAACATATTCCTGTGTTTGTTTAATTAAGTGATGGGAGTGCCTGCTGGGCTGAACACTGATGTAGACCATGGGTGGTACGCTGTTGATGATACCTGTCCAGGCGATTGTAATAATGTTTGGTGGGTTGTCTCCGCAGGTCACCATGACCGTTGGTACGGGGAATAGAACCGTTGAAGGTTTGACAGTGACTTTGCTCATAAAATACCTCCTTTTATTGTGACAAATTGTTGTGACAAAAATTCGGTTTTGGCGGCGATTAAATCATTGTTTCCATTTTGTCACAGTTTTAGTTTACCACAGAAAAATCCATTTTAAAATGCGCGGGGGAAAACAATTTTTCGATAGGGGTGAAATGTTTCTACATAATAATGACAGGAAATTATCTCTGTTTGTTGAATAAAACCAATTACGGTTAAAAATTTGATAAAACCTGTTGGAAGCAAACTATTTATGTGATTACCGGTCCTTTGGGGTGAGGTTTCTTTGGATTTTGGTGAGTATACACAGGATAACAGAAGATTCTACCGGGTCAAAATTAATAAAAAAGTAATTTGTAGGTTTTTGGGTGAGGAGGGTAACCGGTTCAAGCTTTTGTCAATGGTGGGCATGGAAGTTGTACTGCTTAACTTGAGCCCTGCCGGCGCCTGCATTACCTGCGAAGGCAGTATCAGCGCCTGCGCAGTGCGGAGAAATAACCTTATTGAAATTGACATCCCCATAACTGACCGGGTGATTAAATTGACGGGCCGGGTGATTTGGTTTAAAAAGACGGAAACAGGGGTAAAGGCAGGCATAAGTTTTGAAAGAATACCTGCAGAGGATAATGACATGCTCTTGCGCTACCTCCGGGAGGAATTAAGGTTTCAATAAGAAAATTTACTAAACTATGGAAGGAATTTCCCAAGAGTTGGCGAAAACAATAAAGAGCTGATAATATTGGGCAAACCCGTACGAAAGACGGGGGCGCAAAGCCGTGGGTCTAAGAATTAGTGACCAGTGGCCGATGACTATGTGGCTACTGACCACTGATTTATGACAGCCTGGTTGCCGCATGATGCGAAAACCCCTTGCTGTCAAAGGGGTTTTTTTAATATGGAATATATTTCTTCTTTTTCGGGGAGGGGCCCCTGCGAGGGAATAAGATGGATGTATTTGTTGCCAGACAGCCAATTTTTGACAGACAGCAGAAAGTGTGCGGCTACGAACTTCTGTACCGGATGAGTACAGAAAATCAATACATCTGCGCCAATGGGGACCGGGCCACGTCTGACGTAATTGCTAACAGCTTTTTGCTCATTGGTCTTGAAACGCTGACTGGTGGAAAAAAGGCCTATATTAACTTTACAGAGAATCTGTTAAAGACCGGCCTGCCGACCAATCTTCCGCCGAATATGGTGGCTGTGGAAATACTGGAAGATGTGGAACACTGTGAAGAAATAATTGCGGCCTGCCGCAAACTCAAAAAAATGGGATTTACCATAGTACTGGATGATTTTGTAGTGAACGGGTGCAGCGAACCTTTACTGGAGTTTGCCGACATTGTTAAAATCGATTTTGTGAATACGACTCCGGCACAAAGAAAAAACATCATAAGGAAAGTGGGCTTCGGGAAAATAGAGTTCCTGGCCGAAAAGGTAGAAACACGGGAGGATTTTGAACAAGCTCTGGAAATGGGTTACTCTTATTTCCAGGGATATTTCTTCAGCAAGCCGGTGATTATGTCCTGCAGGGACGTGCCCGTTTATAAGCTGAACTACCTACGCATCCTGCAGGAGGTTAACAGGCCGGATATGGACTTCGGGAGCCTGGATAGTATTGTCAAGAGGGATGTATCCCTGTCCTATAAACTACTGAAGTTTATCAATTCCGCCGCTTTCGGTTTCAGAACAAAAATAACCTCCACTAGGCATGCCCTGGTAATGCTGGGTATTAATGAAATAAAAAAATGGGTATCTTTGATAGCACTTCATAATCTGGCAGAGGATAAACCGGACGAGATTATGACCTGTTCAGTAATCAGGGCCCGGTTGGGGGAGTTGGTTGCCCCCAAAATAGGGCTGCGGGGTTGTGAATCAGACTTGTTTATGATGGGGCTATTTTCTATGATTGACGTACTGATCAGCAGGCCTATGTCCGTCATACTGGCCGACCTGCCTATATGTGACCAGGTTAAGACAGCGTTGCTGGGCCAAGCCTGCCGTTATTACGATGTGTTAACTATGATAAAGGCTTATGAAAAAGCGGATTGGGCCACCTTTTTCAGGTATGCCGAGGATTTTGGCCTGAATGAAAATGAAATGCCTGAACTGTATGTTCAGGCTCTGGAGTGGACTAATAATTTTCTTGTTGTTTGATAAAACTGCCGTTTCCAATATCCAATTATCTTTTCATCCAATCCCGATCATTGCCTACTTTTACGTTAAAAATTCTCTTGACATTTCTGGAGAAATTACCAAATTTGTCAAATGCATTATAAAGCATTTGTAGTCTGACGTCGTCCAGGTTGTAGGCATATCCCAAAGAATTACCTCTATATTTTTGGGTTTTTTTCATGTATTGTTCTACTTCTGTTCCCGCAAGGGGAATGAGCTTTGACGCCAGGTTAAATTTAAGCTTACTTATTGGCATCGTTCGTGTTGCCTTTTTGATAAACGCCATATTTTCTCGAAATTCCCTGATGGTTATCCTGTCATCAAAGGTTATAAATCCCATAATTACTATGAAATCAAGCCTGCCCAATATTTCCAAAGCTTTTATGTTTTCTTCCACGGTAATATCTTTCTTGAAACGGTCGAGCATGGTTTGGGAACCTGACTCCACTCCCAGAAAAACTTTGCTTAATCCTGCTCTCTTTAAAATTGCAAACAACTCTTCATCCACATCATCCGGTCTGCACTGAATAGATAAGCGCAAATCCAAATTTCTTTTCAAAATTTCCTCGGCAATTTCCCTGGCTCTGTGAAAACCATGCCCCTTACCTCCGACAAAATTGGCATCATTAAATTCAATATTTCTTACTCCGTATTCGTTATACAGCACGTCTATTTCTTCCATTACATTTTCGCTGCTTCTAAGCCGGTATTTTGGCCCAAATTTCGAGTAAAAAGGGATAACACTGCAAAAACTGCAGCGGCCGTAACAGCCGCGAGAACTGAGCATTGTGGCGAAACCCAGCCTTTTCAATACTTCCGGAAGACTATCCCTTGCAGGAAAGGGTAAGGAATCCAAGTCTTTAATGAGCGGTCGGGGTTCGTTGGTAACAATTTTGTCATTTTCCCGATAGGCGATGCCTCTTATTTTTCGCCAGTCTCTACCGTGCAGTACTGTTTTGGCCAGTTCAACGAAGGTATGCTCCCCTTCGCCCAGGACTACTGAATCGATAGCGGGAAACATATGCATTATTTCCTCGTAACAAAAAGTGGGATATATACCACCAATGGTTATATGGGTATCTAACCCTTCGCTTTTCAGGGCGGTTATAAAATCGAAAGCCAGGTCCGCGCTGTCCTGAAAAGGTATGCTGATACCTAGTATTTCGGAAGAAAAATTTTTGACTTGCTGCAAGGCTTGGGGTACTGTCCAGGTTGGCATATTCAATATTTTAACTGTAATGCCTTTTTCTCTGAGACAGGCTGCCAGATAACCCAGTCCCAGATGTTCGAATGCCTCGTTTATCCTCGAAGGAGGATTAATCAATAATACATCGTAGCGCTCCATAAACCTTCTCCTTAAACAATATAAATAATGTAAATACCAATACATGATATGTGAATTAACAGAGGAACGAAACCATTAATTTTTGCGGGTATCAATTAACCTGCAAAGCTGATTTTGCAGATTGATTGATGCCTATACTTATCTCAGGGCAAAATGAAGGAAATACTCCAAGTGAAGCGAATTTCTTAGGCAAAGGTTCTACACAGGGGGTTATCATGGCTGCTGATTTTATCCACCTCCATGTTCATACAGAATACTCTCTCTTAGACGGTGCAGCCCGCATCAGGGACCTGGTGTCCGCTGCCGCCGAAAAGGGGATGAAGGCCCTGGCTGTTACCGACCATGGGTCTATGTTCGGGGTTATTGATTTTTACAAAGCCTGCAAGAAGGCCGGGATCAAGCCTATTCTGGGCTGTGAAGTTTACGTGGCACCTCGTTCCATGGACGACCGGGAGCCGGGACGGGATGACGCCAACTACCACCTGGTTCTTTTGGCAGAAAACGAAACAGGGTATAAGAATCTCCTGCACATCGTTTCTGAAGCCTATACCCGCGGCTTCTACTATAAACCGCGCACCGATAAGGCGGCCCTGCGCAAGCACAGTGAAGGGTTGATTGCCTTAAGCGCTTGCCTTGGCGGTGAAATTGCCACGGCTATTGTAAACGGCCAGTCTGACAAGGCCCGGGCCGCGGCCAGGGAATATGAAGATATATTTGGCAAAGGGAACTTTTTCCTGGAACTACAGGACCATGGCCTAGAAAATCAGCGCATGGTCAATATGGAACTGGTCAAAATCGGCCGGGAACTGAATATTCCCCTGGTTGTCACTAATGACGTCCATTACGTGCGGAAAAGCGATGCCGAGGTGCAGGATGTCTTACTCTGCATTGGTACAGGGCGGACCATGGAAGATGCAGACCGCATGGAATTCGGCACTTCGGAATTCTACCTGAAGGATGCCCGGGAAATGGCCCTGCTGGCGGGAGAATACCCTGAGGCTTTGGCCAATACTGTCAATATAGCGGCACGGTGTAATGTGGAGTTTGATTTTAGCCAAAACTATCTTCCGGATTACATGATTCCCGAAGGGCATACGGTTGAGTCTTATTTGCGCCAGTTATGCCTGGATGGCTTGAAAAAGCGCTATCCCAACGCCGGGGAAGAAGTCCGCAGGCGGCTGGAATATGAGCTACAGGTCATTAACGACATGGGTTTCCCCGGTTACTTCTTAATCGTTTGGGATTTTGTGCGTTTTGCGCGGGAAAAAGGGATTCTGGTGGGACCGGGGCGGGGAAGCGCCGCAGGGAGTTTAGTGGCTTATACTCTGGGGATAACCAACATCGACCCCTTAAAATACGACCTTCTTTTTGAGCGGTTTCTGAACCCTGAACGGGTAACTATGCCGGATATTGATATCGATTTTTGTTATGAGAAGCGGGAAGAAGTTATCCGTTACGTTATAGAACGTTATGGGGCCGACAGGGTAGCCCAGATCATCACTTTTGGAACCATGGCAGCGCGGGCGGCCATTAGGGATGTGGGCAGGGCCTTGAATATGCCCTATGCAGAGGTAGACCGGGTAGCTAAGATGATTCCCGGGGAACTGGGCATGACTCTGGACAAGGCTCTGGAAGCAAGCCCCGAATTGCGGGAGCTTTATGAAACAGAACCAAAGGTACGCAAGCTGATAGACATGGCCCGGGCTATCGAAGGCATGCCGCGACATGCCTCCACCCATGCGGCGGGGGTCGTTATCGGGAGAGAACCCCTGACCCGTTATCTGCCCTTGTATAGGTCTTCTGATGGGGTGGTGACCACCCAGTTTGCCAAGGAGACTGTCGAGGAAATCGGCCTGCTGAAAATGGACTTGCTGGGCTTGCGTACCTTGACGGTAATTGGAGATGCAGTGAATATCATTAAGCATACCACTGGTGATGAAATTGATATAGACAATATTCCCCTTGACGACCGGGCCACATATGAAATGCTGGGCCGGGGAGATGCCATCGGTGTTTTCCAGTTGGAAAGTTCGGGCATGCGGGCTATCTTGAAGGAACTAAAGCCCGAAGTTCTGGATGATATTATCGCCCTCGTTGCCTTGTACCGCCCGGGCCCGTTAGGCAGCGGCATGGTGGAAGATTTCATCCGCCGCAAGCACGGGCAGAGTGAAATCAAGTACCTGCACCCGGCGTTGGAGCCAATTTTAAAGGATACCTACGGCGTTATCCTTTACCAGGAACAGGTCATGCGGATTGCTAGCGACTTGGCCGGTTTTACCCTGGGCGAAGCAGACCTGTTGCGGCGGGCCATGGGCAAGAAAAAACCGGAGGTAATTGCCGGGCTCCGGAACCAGTTTATTGAAGGGGCCCGGAAAAACAACATTGAAGAAACTA
Protein-coding sequences here:
- a CDS encoding DNA polymerase III subunit alpha encodes the protein MAADFIHLHVHTEYSLLDGAARIRDLVSAAAEKGMKALAVTDHGSMFGVIDFYKACKKAGIKPILGCEVYVAPRSMDDREPGRDDANYHLVLLAENETGYKNLLHIVSEAYTRGFYYKPRTDKAALRKHSEGLIALSACLGGEIATAIVNGQSDKARAAAREYEDIFGKGNFFLELQDHGLENQRMVNMELVKIGRELNIPLVVTNDVHYVRKSDAEVQDVLLCIGTGRTMEDADRMEFGTSEFYLKDAREMALLAGEYPEALANTVNIAARCNVEFDFSQNYLPDYMIPEGHTVESYLRQLCLDGLKKRYPNAGEEVRRRLEYELQVINDMGFPGYFLIVWDFVRFAREKGILVGPGRGSAAGSLVAYTLGITNIDPLKYDLLFERFLNPERVTMPDIDIDFCYEKREEVIRYVIERYGADRVAQIITFGTMAARAAIRDVGRALNMPYAEVDRVAKMIPGELGMTLDKALEASPELRELYETEPKVRKLIDMARAIEGMPRHASTHAAGVVIGREPLTRYLPLYRSSDGVVTTQFAKETVEEIGLLKMDLLGLRTLTVIGDAVNIIKHTTGDEIDIDNIPLDDRATYEMLGRGDAIGVFQLESSGMRAILKELKPEVLDDIIALVALYRPGPLGSGMVEDFIRRKHGQSEIKYLHPALEPILKDTYGVILYQEQVMRIASDLAGFTLGEADLLRRAMGKKKPEVIAGLRNQFIEGARKNNIEETIAGQIFDLMEYFAGYGFNKSHSAAYALVSYQTAYLKANYPVPYMAALLTSVAGSSDKVAVYIEECKRMGIDILPPDINESLVNFTVVGDKIRFGLAAVKNVGRHAIEHIIAVRSKKKFASLLDFCERAEHRVVTKRVIESLIKGGAFDSLTGNRRQLLEGLDRCLEWAAKRQKDLSTGQISLFDVYEGNSSFGGEVPLPPVPDFPQHELLAMEKEMLGLYISGHPLEQYRRELAEKTTATTAQLVEMQDQEEVVIGGIIAGMRKITTRRGETMLFMNLEDLVGSVEVIVFPKVYQQFRAMIYPDAILFIRGRINQGDEEVKVIAEQIMNPATGLLSEIYLKIPSAGDAALMDRLKSVMRRYRGSHPVMLYFTDTRKMIKTKTEWWLNPLPEALAELTDLLGEGSVLVKEKEDSGGSALPV
- a CDS encoding B12-binding domain-containing radical SAM protein; the encoded protein is MERYDVLLINPPSRINEAFEHLGLGYLAACLREKGITVKILNMPTWTVPQALQQVKNFSSEILGISIPFQDSADLAFDFITALKSEGLDTHITIGGIYPTFCYEEIMHMFPAIDSVVLGEGEHTFVELAKTVLHGRDWRKIRGIAYRENDKIVTNEPRPLIKDLDSLPFPARDSLPEVLKRLGFATMLSSRGCYGRCSFCSVIPFYSKFGPKYRLRSSENVMEEIDVLYNEYGVRNIEFNDANFVGGKGHGFHRAREIAEEILKRNLDLRLSIQCRPDDVDEELFAILKRAGLSKVFLGVESGSQTMLDRFKKDITVEENIKALEILGRLDFIVIMGFITFDDRITIREFRENMAFIKKATRTMPISKLKFNLASKLIPLAGTEVEQYMKKTQKYRGNSLGYAYNLDDVRLQMLYNAFDKFGNFSRNVKRIFNVKVGNDRDWMKR
- a CDS encoding PilZ domain-containing protein, yielding MDFGEYTQDNRRFYRVKINKKVICRFLGEEGNRFKLLSMVGMEVVLLNLSPAGACITCEGSISACAVRRNNLIEIDIPITDRVIKLTGRVIWFKKTETGVKAGISFERIPAEDNDMLLRYLREELRFQ
- a CDS encoding YtrH family sporulation protein, producing MERFSAKLLFIFFTALGLMLGGSIIGSLSALLTGHGPQRVMLKLAREIKIWAIVAAIGGTFDSLHILESGILEGEVRAVAKQLLFILGAFTGAHLGYIIISALGSHQ
- a CDS encoding flavin reductase family protein; translated protein: MSKVTVKPSTVLFPVPTVMVTCGDNPPNIITIAWTGIINSVPPMVYISVQPSRHSHHLIKQTQEYVINIPSADQAKLVDYCGITSGKNVDKFKETGLTPVPASRVKAPLIRECPVNIECGVKQTINLGSHDVFIAEVLAVHFNEDVLDEQGNPNLDKIKPYGFCLRDYRVISDKIGTYGYSKK
- a CDS encoding EAL and HDOD domain-containing protein, producing MDVFVARQPIFDRQQKVCGYELLYRMSTENQYICANGDRATSDVIANSFLLIGLETLTGGKKAYINFTENLLKTGLPTNLPPNMVAVEILEDVEHCEEIIAACRKLKKMGFTIVLDDFVVNGCSEPLLEFADIVKIDFVNTTPAQRKNIIRKVGFGKIEFLAEKVETREDFEQALEMGYSYFQGYFFSKPVIMSCRDVPVYKLNYLRILQEVNRPDMDFGSLDSIVKRDVSLSYKLLKFINSAAFGFRTKITSTRHALVMLGINEIKKWVSLIALHNLAEDKPDEIMTCSVIRARLGELVAPKIGLRGCESDLFMMGLFSMIDVLISRPMSVILADLPICDQVKTALLGQACRYYDVLTMIKAYEKADWATFFRYAEDFGLNENEMPELYVQALEWTNNFLVV